TCCGGCTTTCCAGGCTCTGGCCGACAAGGTCACCGGAACTCAGGTTGCCGATCTGTCAACATTCGCAACTGATTACCTAAGTGCATTCTCCGTAGGATACAATTACGCATTTGGAATCGCAGCCATTGCAATGGTTATTTCCTTGCTGGTTTATGTCATTTTCAACCGCTATCTGCCCAATAAGCAAAGAAAACCAAAAGTTAAATCTGAGGCAGTTGCCGGTAATGGTAGCTTTAGAATGGGCAAACAGGTTACAAGCGGCATTTTTGCAATACTTATAGGAATTGTAGCTTCCGTTGGAATCTGGTTTGCCTCCGGTAATGTTGATATCGCATTCGCTGTTGGTCTTTTTATTGTATTTGCTATCTGGATTGTACTGATCTCCACAAAAGAAGAACGTCCCAGAATATCTGCCCTTATGCTGGTGTTTATCGTGGTCATTTTCTTCTGGATGTCATTCCACCAGAACGGATTGACTCTTACTTTCTTTGCTAAAGACTATACCGTTAAAGAAGTTGGGGCATTTACGCATATTTTCTTCAGTCTGCAGTCGATACTGGCATTCATCGGAGCAGTGGCCGGATTTTTCATCATCCTGCTCCGCAAAAAGATGACCGATAAGATTATCGGATTGGCAATGCTTGTTGGATTGGGTTATCTGACCTATTATTTTGTCAGCAGTAACCACCCGACAAACAACCCCATCGCACCGGAAGTGTTCCAGTCGTTCAACCCCTTGTTTATCGTTGCATTGACCTTCCCGGTTATGGGTGTCTTCGCATGGCTCAGAAGGAAAAACATCGAACCTTCTACACCAAAGAAAATCGGTATCGGTATGATCATTGCCTCTTTAGGATTTGTAATCCTGCTGATAGCATCGATCGACGTGATCTCCCCCCATACACTTCAGTATACTGATGCTATGGGCAATGTAAAGTACGAACCTGTACCAGATTCTTCGCGTGTTTCACCATATTGGTTGATAAGCAGCTACCTCGTGCTCACCATCGCTGAGCTGTTCCTGAGCCCTATGGGTCTTTCCTTTGTTTCTAAAGTAGCACCGGAACGTTTCCAGGGTTTGATGCAGGGCGGCTGGCTTCTTGCAACTGCTGTTGGCAATAAACTGCTCGTCGTCGGTAGCTTCTTCTGGGGAAAACTGGATCTGTGGGAGCTTTGGGCAATCTTCATAGCCTGCTGTATCCTCTCGGCAATCTTCATCTTTTCCATCATGAAACGCTTGCAAAGAGTGACACAGGGAGCTTAAGATACTAGTGTAAAATATGCTGCTTCTTAAGATTTAAGGAGTAGTTGTTTTCTTCATCGTTTGAGGCTGCCTGACGGCAGCCTCTTTTTTATTTATTTTTGGCGATTATGAGATATCCCTGGGGACATCAACGCCGCTTTAATGCCTATGCACAATACTTTAAGAAAACCTTCGGAGGCAGGGTTCAGAAAATTAGTATTGATGCCGGTTTCACCTGCCCGAACCGCGATGGAACAATAGGGACTGGCGGTTGTACCTATTGCAACAACGATGCCTTCAACCCCTCCTATTGCGATCCTGATATTACTGTCGCTGAACAGATTGCAGAAGGAATTAAGTTTCACACTAACCGTTACCGCCGCGCAGAAAAGTACCTGGCATACTTTCAGCCCTATTCAAATACATACGCTTCCCTCAAAGAACTCAGAGAAATTTACGATCAGGCCCTCTCATTCCCCGGGATTATTGGCCTTGTCATCGGAACCAGACCCGATTGTATTGACCTGGAAAAACTTAAGTATTTCCAGGAACTGTCGGAAAAATACTATATCATCCTTGAATACGGAATAGAGTCCTGTTATGATAAAACACTACGAAGGATAAACCGCGGACATACATTTCAGCAATCCATAGAAGCTATCTGGATGAGTGTTGAATTCGGACTAAAAACCGGTGCCCATCTTATCTTTGGCCTGCCCGGTGAATCCCGCGAAGAAATGCTCGATGAAGCAGATATCTTATCCAGCCTGCCCCTCGATACCATCAAGTTCCATCAGCTTCAGATCGTAAAAGGGACTCCAATGGCCAAAGAGTATGAAAATGAACGAAACAGCTTTAATTTGTTCAGCCTGGATGAATATGTCGATTTCATAGTTACTTTTACCGAAAGACTTAATCCCGATATCGTCATCGAACGTTTTGCCGGGGAAGTGCCACCCCGCTTTCTCATCGCTCCCGACTGGGGATTGATCCGCAATGATCAGATTTTGGACCTGATCGAAAAAAAACTTGAAATCATGGATACCTGGCAGGGCAAAAAATACTGAACTTTGCCACGATATTACATCTAAAAAATTTACCATGAATATTGATATTGCAACCATTGCTTCCTTTATCAGCAAAATTGAATTATTTCGCGGGCTGGATGAAAGAGAGATCGAAATTGTCGCTACAAGTACCCTGATTAAATCATATACCCCCGGCTCAGTACTTTTCAGTGAAAGCCAATACAGACAAGGTATTTTTATTATTTACGACGGTAAAGTTGAGCTTTATAAAACCAATCCTGAAGGCGAAGAGAAGAAACTTTCTCTTTTCGGCCCTTTCGACTTCCTGGGAGAAGGTGCGCTTACGGAGGATTCACCTCACTCAACCTCAGCAAGGGCAATTACACGTACCACTGTTTTTGTTATCGACCGGG
The Bacteroidota bacterium genome window above contains:
- a CDS encoding TIGR01212 family radical SAM protein (This family includes YhcC from E. coli K-12, an uncharacterized radical SAM protein.) — protein: MRYPWGHQRRFNAYAQYFKKTFGGRVQKISIDAGFTCPNRDGTIGTGGCTYCNNDAFNPSYCDPDITVAEQIAEGIKFHTNRYRRAEKYLAYFQPYSNTYASLKELREIYDQALSFPGIIGLVIGTRPDCIDLEKLKYFQELSEKYYIILEYGIESCYDKTLRRINRGHTFQQSIEAIWMSVEFGLKTGAHLIFGLPGESREEMLDEADILSSLPLDTIKFHQLQIVKGTPMAKEYENERNSFNLFSLDEYVDFIVTFTERLNPDIVIERFAGEVPPRFLIAPDWGLIRNDQILDLIEKKLEIMDTWQGKKY
- a CDS encoding peptide MFS transporter, translating into MLKEHPKGLIVAFFANMGERFGFYTMMAILVLFLQAKYGLTEEQAGGYYSWFYFGIYGLALVGGLLADATNKYKLVILAGIIIMFAGYAIIAIPGMSLAVTLTGLFTIAFGNGLFKGNLQAVVGQMYDNEKYSKVRDSAFMIFYMGINIGAFFAPFVATGVRNWFLKTQGFLHDGSLPAMCHAYQKGELADIPAFQALADKVTGTQVADLSTFATDYLSAFSVGYNYAFGIAAIAMVISLLVYVIFNRYLPNKQRKPKVKSEAVAGNGSFRMGKQVTSGIFAILIGIVASVGIWFASGNVDIAFAVGLFIVFAIWIVLISTKEERPRISALMLVFIVVIFFWMSFHQNGLTLTFFAKDYTVKEVGAFTHIFFSLQSILAFIGAVAGFFIILLRKKMTDKIIGLAMLVGLGYLTYYFVSSNHPTNNPIAPEVFQSFNPLFIVALTFPVMGVFAWLRRKNIEPSTPKKIGIGMIIASLGFVILLIASIDVISPHTLQYTDAMGNVKYEPVPDSSRVSPYWLISSYLVLTIAELFLSPMGLSFVSKVAPERFQGLMQGGWLLATAVGNKLLVVGSFFWGKLDLWELWAIFIACCILSAIFIFSIMKRLQRVTQGA